Proteins from one Ranitomeya variabilis isolate aRanVar5 chromosome 1, aRanVar5.hap1, whole genome shotgun sequence genomic window:
- the RASGEF1B gene encoding ras-GEF domain-containing family member 1B isoform X2 → MPQTPSLVAMFDSGTFNRSLYQSKEESCSDLYYQDNNLLSGSLEALIQHLVPSVDYYPDRTYIFTFLLSSRLFIHPFELMAKVCHVCVEQQRLNEPGSDKTHMKKIAPKILQLLTEWTETFPYDFRDERMMRNLKDTAHRITHGDEMYRKNVQQIMQNLIRKLAALSQYEELIAKINAQSADRMAILKSKPQSIQRDIMSICSDPYTLAQQLTHVELERLSYIGPEEFVQAFVQKDPLDRNENCFSDRKKPRNLEAYVEWFNRLSYLVATEICMPVKKKHRARMIEFFIDVARECFNIGNFNSLMAIISGMNMSPVSRLKKTWAKVKTAKFDILEHQMDPSSNFYNYRTALRGAAQRSLTAHSNREKIVIPFCSLLIKDIYFLNEGCTSRLPNGHVNFEKFWELAKQVSEFTAWKQVECPFEKDRKILHYVLTAPIFSEDGLYLASYENESPENHIEKDRWKTLRSAILGRV, encoded by the exons ATGCCACAAACTCCAAGTTTGGTAGCCATGTTTGACAGCGGGACTTTCAACAGGAGTTTGTATCAGTCCAAAGAAGAGAGTTGTTCTGATCTGTACTACCAAGATAACAACTTGCTGTCTGGATCCCTGGAAGCCCTCATCCAGCACTTGGTGCCTAGCGTTGATTACTATCCGGAT AGGACGTACATCTTCACCTTCCTCCTCAGTTCTCGCCTTTTCATTCATCCTTTTGAATTGATGGCTAAAGTCTGTCATGTTTGTGTAGAGCAACAAAGGCTAAATGAACCAGGATCTGATAAG ACTCACATGAAAAAGATTGCTCCGAAAATCCTTCAGCTGCTGACAGAGTGGACCGAGACCTTCCCTTACGATTTCCGAGATGAGCGGATGATGAGAAATCTTAAGGACACAGCTCACCGCATCACGCATGGAGATGAG ATGTACAGGAAAAATGTTCAGCAGATAATGCAAAATCTTATTCGGAAGCTAGCAGCATTGAGTCAGTATGAAGAACTGATCGCAAAAATCAACGCCCAAAGCGCTGATCGCATGGCTATCTTAAAGAGCAAGCCGCAGTCCATACAGAGGGACATCATGAGTATCTGTAGTGACCCTTATACATTAGCTCAGCAGCTGACCCATGTAGAGCTG GAGAGGCTAAGTTACATCGGGCCAGAAGAATTTGTGCAAGCTTTTGTACAGAAGGACCCATTGGATAGAAATGAG AACTGTTTCAGTGACCGAAAAAAGCCTCGTAATTTAGAAGCTTATGTGGAGTGGTTCAACCGACTCAGTTACCTTGTGGCCACAGAGATCTGCATG CCTGTTAAAAAGAAACACAGAGCCCGAATGATTGAGTTCTTCATCGATGTAGCTCGGGAGTGTTTCAACATCGGAAATTTTAACTCTTTAATGGCAATAATTT ctggaaTGAACATGAGTCCCGTTTCTCGCCTCAAGAAAACATGGGCAAAAGTGAAGACTGCCAAGTTTGATATTCTGGAG CATCAAATGGACCCTTCAAGCAATTTTTACAACTATAGAACAGCTCTGCGAGGGGCAGCTCAAAGGTCCCTAACTGCCCACAGTAACAGAGAAAAG ATTGTTATCCCATTCTGCAGTTTGCTGATTAAAGACATTTATTTCCTGAATGAAGGCTGCACCAGTCGCCTCCCCAATGGCCATGTGAATTTTGAG AAATTCTGGGAGCTGGCAAAGCAAGTCAGTGAATttacggcttggaagcaagttgagTGCCCGTTTGAAAAGGATCGAAAAATTCTGCATTATGTCCTGACTGCTCCTATATTCAGTGAAGATG GTCTTTATCTGGCTTCATATGAGAACGAGAGTCCTGAGAATCACATTGAAAAAGACAGATGGAAAACTTTGAG gtCCGCAATTTTGGGCAGGGTCTAA